In Myxocyprinus asiaticus isolate MX2 ecotype Aquarium Trade chromosome 16, UBuf_Myxa_2, whole genome shotgun sequence, a single window of DNA contains:
- the LOC127454639 gene encoding mothers against decapentaplegic homolog 4-like: protein MSVNAPSSSDACLSIVHSLMCHRQGGENESFAKRAIESLVKKLKEKRDELDSLITAITTNGVHPSKCVTIQRTLDGRLQVAGRKGFPHVIYARLWRWPDLHKNELKHVKFCQYAFDLKYDNVCVNPYHYERVVSPGIVGFNLPNTGRLIKEEHIHDCIQMEGPSCMSHYSQQLRLLSPEPPQQTPPSVTLYPSLPLSPPSSASRLSMSEGLLQIAIPAGRALTSSSPPSTPTHSHTPTHSQPSSQQPSVSQSDYSNSKHTQTQGSFHTTTWTGTSKASYTPAGPQQNGQSHQQVPPPHTSHFWSQHHTLASYPQPVSNHPGPEFWCSISYFEMDVQVGEMFKVLANCPVVTVDGYVDPSGGDRFCLGQLSNVHRTDASERARLHIGKGVQLECRGEGDVWMCCHSDHAVFVQSYYLDREAGRAPGDAVHKIYPGAFIKVFDLRQCHRQMQQQAATAQAAAAAQAAAVAGNIPGPGSVGGIAPAISLSAAAGIGVDDLRRLCILRLSFVKGWGPNYPRQTIKQTPCWVEVHLHRALQLLDEVLHTMPLADTGPAN from the exons ATGTCAGTGAATGCCCCCAGCAGCAGTGATGCGTGTTTAAGCATCGTTCACAGTCTGATGTGTCACCGCCAGGGAGGAGAGAATGAGAGCTTTGCCAAACGGGCCATCGAAAGCCTGGTGAAGAAACTCAAAGAGAAGAGAGATGAACTTGACTCCCTCATCACTGCGATCACCACAAATGGAGTCCATCCAAGCAAGTGCGTCACCATTCAGAGAACACTGGATGGGCGTTTGCAG GTGGCTGGACGGAAGGGTTTCCCTCATGTCATATACGCTCGTCTGTGGCGATGGCCGGATCTCCACAAGAATGAACTGAAGCATGTTAAATTTTGTCAGTATGCATTTGATCTGAAGTACGATAACGTATGCGTGAACCCCTACCACTACGAGCGTGTGGTATCACCTGGAATTG TGGGGTTCAATTTGCCAAACACAG GCAGGCTGATAAAAGAGGAACACATTCATGACTGCATCCAGATGGAGGGTCCATCTTGTATGAGCCACTACAGCCAGCAGCTCAGACTGCTGTCTCCAGAGCCACCCCAGCAGACCCCTCCCTCAGTCACTCTCTACCCCAGCCTGCCCCTTTCCCCACCCT CGAGTGCCTCCAGGTTGTCAATGTCTGAGGGACTGCTGCAAATCGCCATCCCTGCGGGTCGAGCCCTGACCTCCAGCTCTCCCCCTTCCACCccaacacacagtcacacacccacccacagcCAGCCCTCATCCCAGCAGCCCTCTGTCAGCCAGAGCGACTACAGcaactcaaaacacacacagacacaaggcTCATTCCACA CAACAACCTGGACAGGGACAAGCAAAGCCTCCTATACCCCTGCAGGACCACAGCAGAATGGGCAGAGTCATCAGCAAGTTCCTCCTCCTCATACCAGCCACTTCT GGTCTCAGCATCacacactggcctcatacccccAGCCAGTCTCCAACCATCCAG GCCCAGAGTTCTGGTGCTCAATCTCTTATTTTGAGATGGATGTGCAGGTTGGAGAGATGTTTAAGGTATTGGCAAACTGCCCTGTGGTTACAGTGGATGGATATGTGGACCCTTCGGGTGGCGACCGCTTCTGTCTGGGGCAGCTTAGCAATGTTCACAGGACTGATGCCAGCGAGAGGGCAAG GCTTCACATTGGTAAAGGTGTTCAGCTGGAGTGCCGTGGGGAGGGGGACGTTTGGATGTGTTGCCATAGTGACCACGCTGTCTTTGTGCAAAGTTACTACCTGGACAGAGAGGCAGGGAGAGCGCCAGGGGATGCCGTTCACAAGATCTACCCTGGAGCCTTCATTAAG GTGTTTGATCTTCGTCAGTGTCACAGGCAGATGCAGCAGCAAGCAGCGACTGCACAGGCAGCTGCAGCTGCACAGGCTGCAGCAGTTGCTGGGAACATCCCTGGGCCAGGCAGTGTTGGAGGAATTGCTCCAGCCATCA GTTTGTCAGCTGCTGCTGGAATAGGTGTTGATGACCTGCGTCGCCTGTGTATCTTACGTCTGAGTTTTGTAAAGGGTTGGGGACCCAACTACCCTCGACAGACCATCAAGCAGACACCATGCTGGGTAGAAGTTCATCTGCACCGTGCCCTACAACTGCTGGATGAGGTGTTGCACACCATGCCCCTCGCTGACACTGGACCTGCCAACTGA
- the syt11b gene encoding synaptotagmin-11b: MAEITEIGAVYDMSPVLAGFIGAGVLVVAVVALIFIWTCCQKHYNRRSYKLHGIHSEHSDPLTDPPYKFIHMLKGMSIYPDTLTSSKRIVRVARQAKSRLTDGTQVNAAEGGLLGEKQMEMRLGESSHEVPRLERELPVHADYCCLESSSASSSQTSSTTVSSTATPFTPADEPSRGDLSIAIDYNFPKKALVVTILEARGLSAVEGQAGSADPYMKMTILPEKKHRVKTRVLRKTLEPVFNETFTFYGVPYSSLSDLVLHFLVLSFDRFSRDDVIGEAMVPLAGVDPSTGRVHITQQITKRNMQCVSRGELLVSLSYQPVSHRLSVVVLKAKQLPKLDITGLSGNPYVKLNVFCGHKRIAKKKTHVKKCTLNPVFNESFIYDVPAELLPDISIEFLVMDFDRTTKNQALGRLMLGSNSPCPSGAAHWQEVCQNPRRQIPKWHTLSEC; the protein is encoded by the exons ATGGCTGAGATCACTGAAATAGGAGCAGTATACG ATATGTCCCCAGTGCTGGCAGGGTTTATCGGTGCTGGCGTATTGGTTGTCGCTGTCGTAGCATTAATCTTCATCTGGACTTGCTGTCAGAAACATTATAACAGGAGAAGCTACAAGCTCCATGGCATCCACTCAGAACACAGTGACCCTCTCACAGACCCTCCGTACAAGTTCATTCACATGCTGAAAGGAATGAGTATCTACCCCGATACACTGACCAGCAGCAAGAGGATCGTACGGGTGGCACGTCAGGCCAAATCTCGCCTTACCGACGGGACTCAAGTTAACGCAGCAGAGGGTGGTCTGCTGGGAGAGAAACAAATGGAGATGAGGCTCGGGGAAAGTAGCCACGAGGTGCCCAGGCTGGAGCGAGAGCTTCCTGTGCATGCCGATTACTGCTGTCTGGAGAGCAGCTCTGCAAGCAGCAGTCAGACCTCCAGTACAACTGTTTCGAGCACGGCCACACCCTTTACCCCTGCTGACGAGCCAAGCCGTGGGGATCTCAGCATTGCCATCGACTATAACTTCCCCAAGAAGGCCTTAGTGGTCACCATCCTTGAGGCTCGAGGGTTGTCAGCAGTGGAGGGGCAGGCGGGCAGTGCTGACCCCTACATGAAGATGACCATTCTGCCAGAGAAAAAACATCGCGTAAAGACTCGTGTCCTGAGGAAGACGCTGGAGCCTGTGTTTAATGAGACCTTCACATTTTATGGTGTGCCATACAGCTCACTGTCCGATCTTGTTTTGCACTTCCTGGTGCTGAGTTTTGATCGATTCTCACGAGACGACGTGATCGGGGAGGCGATGGTTCCACTGGCAGGCGTGGACCCGAGTACAGGCCGAGTCCATATCACTCAACAGATCACTAAGAGGAACATGCAG TGTGTGAGCCGTGGAGAGCTGCTGGTCTCTCTGTCGTATCAACCAGTCTCTCACAGACTCAGCGTGGTGGTGTTGAAAGCAAAACAACTTCCAAAACTGGACATCACTGGCCTGTCTGGCA ACCCTTACGTGAAGTTAAACGTGTTCTGTGGCCACAAGCGCATTGCCAAGAAGAAAACGCATGTGAAGAAGTGTACACTCAACCCTGTCTTTAACGAATCCTTCATCTACGATGTACCGGCTGAGTTGCTGCCAGACATCTCCATTGAGTTCCTGGTCATGGACTTTGATCGCACCACTAAAAACCAGGCCTTGGGACGCCTGATGCTCGGCTCCAACAGCCCCTGCCCCTCGGGTGCTGCTCACTGGCAGGAAGTCTGCCAAAACCCACGACGCCAAATCCCAAAGTGGCACACGCTCAGTGAATGTTAG